Proteins encoded by one window of Ursus arctos isolate Adak ecotype North America unplaced genomic scaffold, UrsArc2.0 scaffold_22, whole genome shotgun sequence:
- the LOC113269533 gene encoding protein tyrosine phosphatase type IVA 1-like isoform X3, whose protein sequence is MNRQAPVEVTYRNMRFLITHNPTSATLNKFIEELKKYGVLDWPFDDGSSPSNQIVDDWLSLVNIKFREEPGCCIAVHCVAGLGRTPVLVAVALIEGGMKNEDAVQFIRQKRRGAFNSKQLLYLEKYRSKMRLRYKDSSGHRNNCCIQ, encoded by the exons ATGAACCGGCAAGCCCCCGTGGAAGTCACATACAGGAACATGAGATTTCTTATTACACACAATCCAACCAGTGCAACCTTAAACAAATTTATAGAAGAACTTAAGAAATACGGG GTTCTGGATTGGCCTTTTGATGACGGGTCATCACCATCTAACCAGATTGTCGATGACTGGTTAAGTCTTGTAAACATTAAATTTCGTGAAGAACCTGGCTGTTGTATCGCTGTTCACTGTGTTGCTGGTCTTGGGAGAACTCCAGTGCTTGTTGCTGTCGCACTAATTGAAGgaggaatgaaaaatgaagatgCAGTACAGTTTATAAGACAAAAGCGGCGTGGAGCTTTTAACAGCAAGCAACTTTTGTATTTGGAGAAATATCGTTCTAAAATGCGGCTGCGCTACAAAGACTCCAGTGGTCATAGAAACAACTGTTGCATTCAATAA
- the LOC113269533 gene encoding protein tyrosine phosphatase type IVA 1-like isoform X2, protein MAPMNRQAPVEVTYRNMRFLITHNPTSATLNKFIEELKKYGVTTIVRVCEATYDTALVEKEGIQVLDWPFDDGSSPSNQIVDDWLSLVNIKFREEPGCCIAVHCVAGLGRTPFIRQKRRGAFNSKQLLYLEKYRSKMRLRYKDSSGHRNNCCIQ, encoded by the exons ATGGCTCCAATGAACCGGCAAGCCCCCGTGGAAGTCACATACAGGAACATGAGATTTCTTATTACACACAATCCAACCAGTGCAACCTTAAACAAATTTATAGAAGAACTTAAGAAATACGGGGTTACTACAATAGTAAGAGTATGTGAAGCAACGTACGACACTGCTCTTGTGGAAAAAGAAGGCATCCAGGTTCTGGATTGGCCTTTTGATGACGGGTCATCACCATCTAACCAGATTGTCGATGACTGGTTAAGTCTTGTAAACATTAAATTTCGTGAAGAACCTGGCTGTTGTATCGCTGTTCACTGTGTTGCTGGTCTTGGGAGAACTCCA TTTATAAGACAAAAGCGGCGTGGAGCTTTTAACAGCAAGCAACTTTTGTATTTGGAGAAATATCGTTCTAAAATGCGGCTGCGCTACAAAGACTCCAGTGGTCATAGAAACAACTGTTGCATTCAATAA
- the LOC113269533 gene encoding protein tyrosine phosphatase type IVA 1-like isoform X1, giving the protein MAPMNRQAPVEVTYRNMRFLITHNPTSATLNKFIEELKKYGVTTIVRVCEATYDTALVEKEGIQVLDWPFDDGSSPSNQIVDDWLSLVNIKFREEPGCCIAVHCVAGLGRTPVLVAVALIEGGMKNEDAVQFIRQKRRGAFNSKQLLYLEKYRSKMRLRYKDSSGHRNNCCIQ; this is encoded by the coding sequence ATGGCTCCAATGAACCGGCAAGCCCCCGTGGAAGTCACATACAGGAACATGAGATTTCTTATTACACACAATCCAACCAGTGCAACCTTAAACAAATTTATAGAAGAACTTAAGAAATACGGGGTTACTACAATAGTAAGAGTATGTGAAGCAACGTACGACACTGCTCTTGTGGAAAAAGAAGGCATCCAGGTTCTGGATTGGCCTTTTGATGACGGGTCATCACCATCTAACCAGATTGTCGATGACTGGTTAAGTCTTGTAAACATTAAATTTCGTGAAGAACCTGGCTGTTGTATCGCTGTTCACTGTGTTGCTGGTCTTGGGAGAACTCCAGTGCTTGTTGCTGTCGCACTAATTGAAGgaggaatgaaaaatgaagatgCAGTACAGTTTATAAGACAAAAGCGGCGTGGAGCTTTTAACAGCAAGCAACTTTTGTATTTGGAGAAATATCGTTCTAAAATGCGGCTGCGCTACAAAGACTCCAGTGGTCATAGAAACAACTGTTGCATTCAATAA